Part of the Streptomyces sp. NBC_01460 genome, GCAGGCCGACCCCGGCGAGCAGGTGGTTGGCTATGCCGTTGGTGGGGTCGAGGATCAGCAGCCAGAGGATGCCGATCGCCACCGGAGTGGTGAGCAGCGGGATGATCAGGACCGTACGCACCCACCGCATGCCCCGGAACGGCTTGCGCATGAGCATCGCGAGGGCGAGGCCGAGCACGGTCTCCAGGATCACCGCGCCGACCGTGAAGACGAGCGTGCGCTGCGCGGCGGGCCAGAACCGGCGGGTGTCGCCGAGGGCGTCGGTGAAGTTCTGCAGGCCGACGTACGTCCTGCCCGCGTTCACCGCGCCGAAGGCGTCGGTCAGGCTGAGGTCGAGGGTGTAGACCAGCGGGAAGACGATCATCAGCCCGACGAACAGCAGCGCCGGGGCCAGCATCGTCCACTTCAGCCGCCGGTTGGCCTGCTCGAAGGTGCGGGGACGGCGCGCGGGGGCCGGTCCCTCACCCGGCACGGTGGCCGGGCGGGCGGTCGGGGAGACCTCCGTGGTGGACATCAGGACTCCTTGTGGCGGTTGTCGCGGACGAGGAAATCGGCGAACTCCGCATCGGCGTCGCGGGCCACGGGCCGTACGTCGTTGCCGAGGATGCCCGCGACCAGGGGCCGTCCCACGATGTCCCTGGCGCGGCCGACCTGGAGGACGCGGGGCCTGTCGTAGCCGAGCCCCCGCTCGGCGTTGAGCCGCATGGCCTCGGCGAGGTCCGGCGGGAAGGAGGCCAGGGACTCGGGGTCGGACCACACCGAGCCGCGTGCTCCGGGGATGCCGTCCTTCTGGAGGTCCGCGGTCACCTCGGGCCCCGCGGCCCACTTGACGAACTCCCAGGCGTCGTCGCGCAGCAGGGAGAACTCGCTGATGCCGAGACTCCAGGACGGGATGTTGTGCGGCCGGGCGCCGGCCGGTCCCGCGGGGAAGGGGGCGAAGCCGACGGTCTCCCGCACGGTCGACACCTTCGGGTCGAGGAAGCTGCTGTAGATCGCGTCCGCGTCGATGTAGAAGGCGGCCTTGCCCTGCGCGAAGATCGGCATCGCCTGTTCGAGGCTCATGTTGGTCGCGCCGGGCGGGCCCGTCCTCGACAGGAGCCTGCCGTAGTACGCGTACGCGGCGAGAGCCTCGGGCGAGCCGATGCCGGACCTGCCCCCTACGACGAAGTCCCCGCCGTGCGAGTACAGGAAGCTCGACCACTGGGACACGGCGCCGCTGCGCTGGCCCCGGCCGACGAAGCCGTAGAAGCCCTTCTTCTTCTCGGTGAGTTCCTGGGCCGCCGACATCAGCGCCTCCAGGGTGCGGGGCGGTCCGCCGACGCCCTCCACGAGGTCCTTGCGGTAGTACAGTGCCGGGCGCTCGGTGACCACGGGGACGCTCAGCACCTTGCCCGCCGTCAAGGAGGCCTCGCGCGGGGCCTTCTGGAAGTCCGGCCAGGCGAAGTCCTCGTCCTGGGTGACACGGTCGCTCAGGTCGGCCAGCCAGCCGTTGTGCGCGAAGAGCAGCTGCTCCTGGAGCGCGCGGACCATCATGACGTCCACGTCGGTGCCCGAGGCGTTGAGCTTCACGTTGTAGCTGCTGGCCAGCTGGTCCGCGGTGAGCAGCGTCATCGAGACCCGCCGCCCGATCCGCTCCTCGAACTCCTTCGTCCGGCGCCGGATCGCCTGCGACCACACGTGGTTGATCGCCATGATCCGCAACGGGGTGTCGGCGGAAGGCCGGCCGCCCCTGGTCGTACACGCGCCGAGCGCCCCCATCCCGGCGGCTCCCGCGACCCCT contains:
- a CDS encoding carbohydrate ABC transporter permease, with amino-acid sequence MSTTEVSPTARPATVPGEGPAPARRPRTFEQANRRLKWTMLAPALLFVGLMIVFPLVYTLDLSLTDAFGAVNAGRTYVGLQNFTDALGDTRRFWPAAQRTLVFTVGAVILETVLGLALAMLMRKPFRGMRWVRTVLIIPLLTTPVAIGILWLLILDPTNGIANHLLAGVGLPRQEFLGSVSQSLPTLMLIDVWQWTPMMTLLLLAGLTTLPEEPEEAARVDGANGWQRFRHVVLPMLGPTLATALVLRAVDALKTFDILYATKGAGGGSDFEVETLNVYAYGLTFDYQEYGLAAAVLVLFTLFIVGVVVLLRRRGGRKTA
- a CDS encoding ABC transporter substrate-binding protein, with amino-acid sequence MSTSSQLLSRRSFGRLAAGVAGAAGMGALGACTTRGGRPSADTPLRIMAINHVWSQAIRRRTKEFEERIGRRVSMTLLTADQLASSYNVKLNASGTDVDVMMVRALQEQLLFAHNGWLADLSDRVTQDEDFAWPDFQKAPREASLTAGKVLSVPVVTERPALYYRKDLVEGVGGPPRTLEALMSAAQELTEKKKGFYGFVGRGQRSGAVSQWSSFLYSHGGDFVVGGRSGIGSPEALAAYAYYGRLLSRTGPPGATNMSLEQAMPIFAQGKAAFYIDADAIYSSFLDPKVSTVRETVGFAPFPAGPAGARPHNIPSWSLGISEFSLLRDDAWEFVKWAAGPEVTADLQKDGIPGARGSVWSDPESLASFPPDLAEAMRLNAERGLGYDRPRVLQVGRARDIVGRPLVAGILGNDVRPVARDADAEFADFLVRDNRHKES